The following nucleotide sequence is from Salvia miltiorrhiza cultivar Shanhuang (shh) chromosome 7, IMPLAD_Smil_shh, whole genome shotgun sequence.
GATCCCGCTACATTTTTTATAGTCCAATAAGGCATAATATTCCTGCATAGTATTTAGTAATATCTCAGGTGCGTGTGTGCACGCTAACATTTACATAGATTTTTGGAAAGTTATAACAAATAGGAGGCACACAAAATTATGACGAGCTTCGAATTGAATAATGACAGAGTCTACAGCAACCTGAAGATCATGTATGGGCGGCTGCTTGATATTCAACGCAAATTCCTCATTCCATTTGGGTTCTTTCGTCCTGACACATTTGTCCATGGAAATGAATGTTCAGAGAGGACTACATTAATtcttatacataaaaaaaaatcacataatcactgTAGAAAGTTAACCAATAATATATTGAACTGTGCAGAAAAAAGGTGATATTTCTGGTAAATATATTGGGATTGCCATAGCAGAAACTGAAAATATAGTTCCTTTCTTACATCACTATTTTTGAAATGTGCATGCTCAAATATTTCATAGATAGACCAACATACGAGCAACTAACCCCCATTTGACGTTGCTTTTGACTATCTGACAATCCAATTGCATAATTACATATGGATCACTTGTTCCCTGAGCATACAAAAATGACAATCGTTAGCTAAATTCAAGTAAAGATTTCATGACTAGATTTAGACTACAATGAGTCACGTTACAACGTGAAGAATGATAGTTTAAGGTAACGCGAGACGGAAATAAAAAGTAATTGGATGGATCCACTTTCTGATGTAAAAAGAATGTAGACATTACCCTACCCAAGGGTCCATGGCAGGGAAGTTGAAACCTTTCTTTAGCTTTACAAATAATTGGCCATCATAAATTTCGCGTACAAATGACCTGAGAATGTCACTTGAGTCTTAGATTTCGATAGAAAGCCTCTAAGCATacgaaggaaagagaaagggCTATGAATTCTGGAACAGATATGATTTTAGAAAAAGCATGGCATGCATCCTagattcctaatgatctaaccACATGATTGCAAAAGTGATCGGACAATGAGCTTTTTTCTACTCATTCAGCATTTAGTCACAATACATTCATCTCTCATTGCCCAAAGCTACTGTCTATTAGTTCATATGTTTGTGACCATAAAAATCCATATGTTTTATCTAATGAAGGAATAACATGAAATTTGAAGGATAAATCATATTTTGCCAAGTAATTTTCCTCATAATAAATCAAACTGTAGCTAGTTTAGCTGCATCTGTAAAAGCAGAAACTACATACTCAGATAGGAACGCTGTCTGGCACTTCGCAGCATCCATCTCACGCTTGCCGGTTTTTTCCTAATGACAAATGCACGAAGATAAACAGCAAAGTTCAGATAAATAGGAAATGGTTTACCACTTGGTGACTAATCTCAAAGCCATGAATTCGTTTCAAATGACAGAAAATCTGAAGTTCACAATTCTTATATCGAAAAGGCATTTATACTAGACAAGAACTTCATTATAGCAACTCAGGGGATTAATTAGCTATACAAATTCCCATATCAAAGCTCCAGAACAGTCTTCACTAGCTAAAAGCAATTACAtcataaaaacttaaaaagtaCTATTAGGTTTTGGCAAGTGTATATGCTGTTCAAAACGCCAATAAAGGCCATTCATTACCATTTCCTAGTTAGAGATTTCACCTCAAAATGGTTTTAGATTGGACAAGAATTTACTACTGAGGATCAGTCTAGATAGATAAACATAGCATTGTTTACTAAGATGGATTGGAAGTTAAAGTTTGGATATCCTAAGGCCCCTTGATAATTTCTACGATTTGAGCTAACTTGCTTCATTCATTCCCCATTGGAAGGGGGTAGGACCGGGAAGTCCTAATAATGGGGACAAAAATACTCAATCGTGTATATTATCAATCCTAAATAGTAAATGCCTCCTTAACAGACTATTCCAATCAGACAAGAACAGCAAACTAACACCTTACCACATAATCCTCGAACAAATACTATAATCAGATCACAAGGAAAATATtgtagaaattaaaatttattttttcttgtaaGAACTACCAAGAAGAATACTCCATAAATATCCCAatacaaattttcaattttatcaaCAACCCACTTACCAAGGAAGCAACTTTCTCTACAAAATCCCACTTTCCCATTATAAAAAACCAAAAATTGCTGAaaccaaagaagaagaagaatttaCAGGAGGTGTGATGTAAGCTTCAAATGCAAAACCAGCAAGAATGACAGCCAGATTAATATCAAATGGAGGCCTCTCATTCTCAATCTCAATCTCAGACTTCTCAACCTCAGGACTACTGCTTCTGCTGCTTGAGCTTGCTAAAGAATAAGTGATGAATCTCGAGCTCAAAACCCCATTAAACCTCTTGGGCGAGAACAGCTTTTTGGGCAAAAAAATCTTCTTGGAGAAGGAAAATGAATGAGGGTTCTTCAAGTGTATGAGCTTTGGGGAGCTGGAGAGCGAGAAGTAGAAGTGGGATTGCAATGTAGCCATGGATGAAGATGAAATCTTTATGCAAAATTGTTGTATCTATTCAGCTAGTGATGAATTTGAAGAGTGGCGTATGATTTTTTGAGCACCTGAGCTGAGAAACGGTTGAAAGAGAGAGTGCGAGAAGGTCGGGGGCGCCCCCTACGGCTAACGGTCATTCTCGATTGTACttccatttttaataaaataaagttatAAGTAAGATTTCACATTACGTAATTCTAATGACTTATATTGAGTAATTCTAAAATAAAACTTCCATTTTTTAATGAGTATTGATTATATATTGAGAATTAAATCATTGGAACTCGGATAATCACGACTTCATTTGAGTACATCATTGCATTGATAATTCCATTGATTGGGAATTTTTGTGGTGTAATTTTAATATTAGCAAGTAATGGAGTGATGTTATGCAATCATATTATGATTAgtcataaataaattaaatatgaatttttttaaaataaaaatgaatttaattattttataatattgtcCACGTTGTAATTATCTTTATAtctaaaaaagcaaaaaaatacaaaaactacAAGGTAGATGAtacaattaaaatatttaaattctcttttatttcaaaaaataaattaaatcaatcaaGTTTTTTCTATTTGATTAGTTCATCGATTTATTGAAAATAACACTGTGTTtcttaaaaaattaagaaagtaATACTATTGCTACTGTTTATCTCTTAAATATGAGTCATATATCTGTCCGTTTGTatctaaaaatataaaatatactagTATCATTCGTaatgtatcatttatttttataaaaaatatcatttgcaaAGTACCATTTATATctaaacatataaaatatggAGTATCATTTATTGTTAAGaaaagtataattttatatcatGTTTTTCGGtgcatgattttatttttattgataaaaacaataataataaatttattattaatatttaaaaatatcatttattattaataatgtaTCATTTCAATTTGGGGCCATTATCTTCGTTTTACTCCTAAGCTTATTAGCACCACACATAAACTTGTTCTCTAACCACACCGTCCCTCCTCCATATTGCATAGTTCGGAATAATTGTTTTTTGCAATAAAGTCAAAATCAAGTATAAGAAAAGTTGAAAAATAAACATCTTCTTTCATTGTCTAATGTCGAAGCCCATATATATATTCTGCATGCATATATTAGGTTGATGCCCCACTTCAGATGATTTAAGAAAAAGTCAAGCATTTAATAATTTGGATTTAATTAGCTACTTTGTAGGTTTCTTTGactttttttcttaataaaagAGATGTTCTTTTTCTTAAACCAACAAGAAGTTAATTATAGATCATTTTTAATTACGAGTGTGATATATATTCTCTATATACACTCTTGCTAACTGTTGGAATTCGACTAGCTCACCCACACTTCGGTGTTtcttaccttttttttttcttctaaaccAAATAAATGTAATGTAACGCCCTCATCCCTTGCGAATAGGAGATGttaccaaaaatattcatttatttcatttctctaatattaatttaagtataggctataaagaaaaatagaaaaagaatttccttttttattatatagtaatctaataaatattactattaaaagtaataatactTAACCAATGAgttattaaaatatactatatgtgtaatagaaaaattatcaaaatattatttctcttttccaatataaaaaaatgtaacgGAAGCAGTAAAACTACAATAATAATCCTGCcaaaacactatatatatatatatatatatatatatatatatatatatatatatatatatatatatatatatatacttaaattaatattagagaaatgaaataaatgaatatttttggtagCATCTCCTATTCGCAAGGGATGGGGCGTTACATGTAATACGTTAAAAGATTTAATTCAATGTCAAATTAtactttatttaaaatatagaaaaacaaaCTAATGCAGCACCAAGTAAGGATAGCTTCAATATGTTAAAAAACGAGTTTaacattaaaaaagaaaaacagtttaAATATTGAAACCCTATTATACCACCTTTCTACAATTCACGGAAAAATAAAATCgtaaaaaatagaaatacaaaATAAAGGTTTAGTTATTTTCCACAAAGAAATATATTCTCACGGATTATACatcatatttatttcttttctataattatgtctatttttattttattttaaagtttagtTAATAATATCGCAATGATCATGACTATTCAATATCTGCATCATTTTAATAAACTCATACGTCGATAATTTCAAAAGTGTGCGACGGAAATAATTATGACAATGCAATTAATAGAACAATGCATAACTTAAACTTGAATTCAAATagaaaaactttaaaataaaaataacaattttattGCACCCCAACAGGGGAGAATGGGTCCAAATTCATATATACAGATACAACccactaatttattttttacatctCGGGAACTTGATGTCCCAAGGCTACTAaccaaaacaaataaacattcacTAAAAACCCAAAaccaaattatttaaaaaagaaaaagaaaaaatggacTACATTATTTAATCTTGAAAATCAAGAAATTGTGACGCCTTATAATTAATTACTTCACTTCTTCTGGTCTCCCATGCCAAGAGTGTTCTTCACACCATCAATGGCACCCTGAGCCGTGTTGGCCACAGATTCTGCAGTCTGCaaatacaattaaaaaattaaaaataataaacaaaaataataaatcttgtatttaattttacaaagaaaaataattaaatgggaAATTAAGAACCTGCTGAAGAAATGTAGCATTTTCTTCCTTCCTCTGTTGGGTCTGGCCTTGGGAATGTCCAACAGCTTCATGGGCCTGATCATGGACCTGGCTCGCTGTCTGCTTGGCCGAGTCCACCCATTGCTCAGTTGTAGACTGGCCCAATAAATactcaaaattaaattatgcatttcacattttttatatttttattttattcaagcatatgtttttatttataattatatctaAATTATGCTACAAATGTACGATCTCTACCATTTTATAATATACGCGATTCACATTTATGAGATAAAAAATACCTGAGCCTGAGCACGGTTCTGTCCAGCGTTGTATGCGTTCGACATGATTAGAAAATTGATGAAGAGAAAGAAACAACAAACTTTTTTGGAGTGAAAAGATAGTTTGAGAGGAAAAGCAGCTTTTGAATTTGATGATTAAACTTCTTGAGATTAATGGGTATTTATAGTGCTACATTATACTAATTAAAGAAGGAATATAACTAAGTGGTATATATGTGATAAATTGTTGGTGATGATGAGTAAATT
It contains:
- the LOC130991935 gene encoding late embryogenesis abundant protein 1, with protein sequence MSNAYNAGQNRAQAQSTTEQWVDSAKQTASQVHDQAHEAVGHSQGQTQQRKEENATFLQQTAESVANTAQGAIDGVKNTLGMGDQKK